The Burkholderia mallei ATCC 23344 genome has a window encoding:
- a CDS encoding AraC family transcriptional regulator, protein MTRRSTKDNLGLRRPTIPVAYLRHLLTVFEERGIDARDARAGTGLRDDVLGEPDARIAPSQWGRLVLNAIRLSGDEGIGFELGLRLRMSVHGFLGYAALTAADLRASLLVNARYFRMRNRQYRLHYAERDDGATLSLHGVQASPVLQHHAMFEIVLTGIAQNVGTVAGRADPPIELQFAWPEPDYYARYRDRLPPVRFGCAANAVWVSRDALDWPLPLADDVAHRQALAQVEREYADVRHEEGDLVARVRAELTLTAHGYPGPDALARRLLMSTRTLRRRLLDAGCGYRALVDEARLRDARRLLRASDLDLKTIAARLQFNDPANFTRAFRKWTGLTPSAYREAGGGDER, encoded by the coding sequence ATGACGCGGCGTTCGACGAAAGACAACCTGGGCCTGCGCCGGCCGACGATTCCGGTCGCGTACCTGCGGCATCTGCTGACGGTGTTCGAGGAGCGCGGCATCGACGCGCGCGACGCCCGCGCGGGCACCGGCCTGCGCGACGACGTGCTCGGCGAGCCGGACGCGCGCATCGCGCCGTCGCAATGGGGGCGGCTCGTGCTGAACGCGATCCGGCTGAGCGGCGACGAGGGCATCGGCTTCGAGCTCGGGCTGCGGCTGCGGATGTCGGTGCACGGCTTTCTCGGCTACGCGGCGTTGACGGCCGCCGACCTGCGGGCGTCGCTGCTCGTCAATGCGCGCTACTTCCGGATGCGCAACCGCCAATACCGGCTGCACTACGCGGAGCGTGACGACGGCGCGACGCTTTCGCTGCACGGCGTGCAGGCGAGCCCCGTGCTCCAGCATCATGCGATGTTCGAGATCGTGCTGACCGGGATCGCGCAGAACGTCGGCACGGTGGCCGGGCGCGCCGATCCGCCGATCGAGCTGCAGTTCGCCTGGCCGGAACCCGACTACTACGCGCGCTATCGCGACCGCCTGCCGCCCGTGCGCTTCGGCTGCGCGGCGAACGCGGTGTGGGTGTCGCGCGACGCGCTCGACTGGCCGCTGCCGCTCGCGGACGACGTCGCGCACCGGCAGGCGCTCGCGCAGGTCGAGCGCGAATACGCGGACGTGCGCCACGAGGAGGGCGACCTCGTCGCGCGCGTGCGCGCCGAGCTCACGCTGACGGCACACGGCTATCCGGGGCCGGACGCGCTCGCGCGGCGCCTGCTGATGTCGACGCGCACGCTGCGCCGGCGGCTGCTCGACGCGGGCTGCGGCTATCGCGCGCTCGTCGACGAGGCGCGGCTGCGCGACGCGCGCCGGCTGCTGCGCGCGTCGGATCTCGATCTGAAGACGATCGCGGCGCGGCTGCAGTTCAACGATCCGGCGAATTTCACGCGCGCGTTCCGCAAGTGGACGGGGCTCACGCCGAGCGCGTACCGGGAAGCGGGCGGCGGCGACGAGCGATAG
- a CDS encoding NAD-dependent epimerase/dehydratase family protein, with protein sequence MQNAPVDHVREQAMANLDMALVVGAAGGIGGEMVRALRGAGWRVRALARSAPPGDGAADIDWRLGDASNPHDVAEAARGCAAIVHAVNPPGYRRWSEWVLPMLENTIAAAKRERATIVLPGTVYNYGPDAGGLLREDSPQRPLTRKGAIRVEMERRLRDATEAGARVLIVRAGDFFGPGARNNWFSQGLVKPGRPVRTVRAPGRAGVGHQWAYLPDVAQAMVELLARRDALDAFSCFHLAGHWDADGTRMSAAIRAAAARRSGVEPRVAAFPWWLVTLASPFVETLREMREMRYLWREAVRLDNARLVAALGREPHTPLEAAVETTLDALGCLNGRASRAAPSVR encoded by the coding sequence GTGCAGAATGCGCCGGTCGATCACGTTCGGGAGCAGGCGATGGCGAATTTGGATATGGCGCTCGTGGTAGGCGCGGCAGGCGGAATCGGCGGCGAAATGGTTCGGGCGCTGCGCGGCGCGGGCTGGCGCGTGAGGGCGCTCGCGCGCTCGGCGCCGCCGGGCGACGGCGCGGCCGACATCGACTGGCGGCTCGGCGACGCGTCGAATCCGCACGACGTCGCCGAGGCCGCTCGCGGCTGCGCGGCAATCGTGCATGCGGTCAATCCGCCCGGCTATCGCCGCTGGAGCGAGTGGGTGCTGCCGATGCTGGAGAACACGATCGCGGCCGCGAAACGCGAGCGCGCGACGATCGTGCTGCCCGGCACCGTCTACAACTACGGGCCGGATGCGGGCGGCCTGTTGCGCGAGGATTCGCCGCAACGCCCGCTGACCCGCAAGGGCGCGATCCGCGTGGAAATGGAGCGGCGCCTGCGCGATGCCACGGAGGCCGGCGCGCGCGTGCTGATCGTGCGAGCGGGCGACTTCTTCGGCCCCGGCGCCCGCAACAACTGGTTCTCGCAGGGCCTCGTGAAGCCCGGCCGCCCCGTGCGGACCGTGCGCGCGCCCGGGCGCGCGGGCGTCGGCCACCAGTGGGCGTATCTCCCCGACGTCGCGCAGGCGATGGTCGAATTGCTCGCGCGCCGCGACGCGCTCGACGCGTTCTCGTGCTTTCATCTGGCCGGCCACTGGGACGCCGACGGCACGCGAATGAGCGCCGCGATCCGCGCCGCCGCGGCGCGGCGCTCGGGCGTCGAGCCGCGCGTCGCCGCCTTCCCGTGGTGGCTCGTCACGCTCGCGTCGCCGTTCGTCGAGACCTTGCGCGAAATGCGCGAGATGCGCTATCTGTGGCGCGAAGCGGTGCGCCTGGACAATGCAAGGCTCGTCGCCGCGCTCGGCCGCGAGCCGCACACGCCGCTCGAAGCCGCGGTCGAGACGACGCTCGACGCGCTCGGCTGCCTGAACGGCCGCGCTTCGCGCGCCGCGCCGTCGGTGCGCTGA
- the catA gene encoding catechol 1,2-dioxygenase: MNKEAIDALLKSFDDAATRPGNPRVRAIVNRIVKDLFYTIEDFDVQPSEFWTALNYLNDAGKEFGLIAAGLGFERFLDVRMDEAEAKAGLQGGTPRTIEGPLYVAGAPESVGHARLDDGTDPGETLVMRGRVLGGNGAPLANALVEVWHANHLGNYSYFDPSQPVFNLRRSIRTDAEGRYSFRSVLPVGYSVPPGSKTEQLLDQLGRHGHRPAHIHFFVSAPGHRKLTTQINIEGDPHIWDDFAFATREGLIPKIAQAEGAQGKPYGIDGRFALIDFDFTLTRERGDVPASEVERVRPQA, encoded by the coding sequence ATGAACAAGGAAGCCATCGACGCCCTGCTGAAATCGTTCGACGACGCCGCGACGCGGCCCGGCAACCCGCGCGTGCGCGCGATCGTCAACCGGATCGTGAAGGACCTGTTCTACACGATCGAGGATTTCGACGTGCAGCCGAGCGAATTCTGGACCGCGCTCAACTACCTGAACGATGCCGGCAAGGAATTCGGCCTCATCGCGGCTGGCCTCGGCTTCGAGCGCTTCCTCGACGTGCGGATGGACGAAGCCGAAGCGAAGGCGGGCCTGCAGGGCGGCACGCCGCGCACGATCGAGGGGCCGCTGTACGTCGCGGGCGCGCCGGAGTCGGTCGGCCACGCGCGGCTCGACGACGGCACCGATCCGGGCGAGACGCTCGTGATGCGCGGCCGCGTGCTCGGCGGCAACGGCGCGCCGCTTGCGAACGCGCTCGTCGAAGTCTGGCATGCGAACCATCTCGGCAATTATTCGTACTTCGATCCGTCTCAGCCCGTGTTCAACCTGCGCCGCTCGATCCGCACCGACGCCGAAGGCCGCTACAGCTTCCGCAGCGTGCTGCCCGTCGGCTACAGCGTGCCGCCCGGCAGCAAGACCGAGCAATTGCTCGACCAGCTCGGCCGCCACGGCCACCGCCCCGCGCACATCCACTTCTTCGTGTCGGCGCCCGGCCATCGCAAGCTGACGACGCAGATCAACATCGAGGGCGATCCGCACATCTGGGACGACTTCGCGTTCGCGACGCGCGAGGGGCTGATTCCGAAGATCGCGCAGGCGGAAGGCGCGCAGGGCAAGCCGTACGGCATCGACGGCCGGTTCGCGCTGATCGACTTCGATTTCACGCTGACGCGCGAGCGCGGCGACGTGCCGGCGAGCGAAGTCGAGCGCGTGCGCCCGCAAGCGTGA
- the cyoB gene encoding cytochrome o ubiquinol oxidase subunit I: MFGKLTLSAIPFDQPIIMGAGAFMALVVLGILGALTYTKRWKWLWCEWLTTVDHKKLGVMYIIVALIMLLRGFADAVMMRLQLALAYNGPGYLPPHHYDQIFTAHGVIMIFFMAMAFMIGLMNIIVPLQIGARDVAFPFINSLSFWMTAVSAILINISLVVGEFAQTGWLAYPPLSELQFSPGVGVDYYLWALQISGVGTLLTGVNFFVTILRMRAPGMTLMKMPVFTWTALCTNVLIMASFPILTVTLALLGLDRYLGMHFFTNDAGGNAMLYLNLIWAWGHPEVYILILPAFGIFSEVVATYAKKPLFGYKTMVYASCAIMVLSFLVWLHHFFTMGSGANVNAFFGMMTMVIAIPTGVKVFNWLFTIYRGRLEFSTPILWTIGFMVTFTLGGMTGVMMAIPGADFVLHNSLFLIAHFHNVIIGGVLFGYLAGFNYWFPKVFGFKLNETLGKAAFWFWQVGFYVAFVPLYVLGFMGMTRRLNHYDNPAWHPWLIVAACGAALIAIGIACQLLQLAVSLRDRRLPENRDPTGDPWGGRTLEWATASPPPAYNFATIPTVHALDEFAYRKERGLGIGKPAEYRDIHMPSNTSAGLFVGVFSLVLGFAAVWHIWWLAIAALAGILVTVIAYSAGENDGYYIPADAVRRIEEKRGGARFVARPAQVELEAN, translated from the coding sequence ATGTTCGGTAAATTGACGCTTTCGGCGATCCCGTTCGATCAGCCGATCATCATGGGCGCGGGCGCGTTCATGGCGCTCGTCGTGCTCGGGATTCTGGGCGCGCTCACCTATACGAAGCGCTGGAAATGGCTGTGGTGCGAGTGGCTCACGACCGTCGACCACAAGAAGCTCGGCGTGATGTACATCATCGTCGCGCTCATCATGCTGCTGCGCGGCTTCGCCGACGCGGTGATGATGCGCCTGCAGCTCGCGCTCGCGTACAACGGGCCCGGCTATCTGCCGCCGCACCACTATGACCAGATCTTCACCGCGCACGGCGTCATCATGATCTTCTTCATGGCGATGGCGTTCATGATCGGCCTGATGAACATCATCGTGCCGCTGCAGATCGGCGCGCGCGACGTCGCGTTTCCGTTCATCAATTCGCTGAGCTTCTGGATGACGGCGGTCTCGGCGATCCTGATCAACATCTCGCTCGTCGTCGGCGAGTTCGCGCAGACGGGCTGGCTCGCGTATCCGCCGCTCTCGGAGCTGCAGTTCAGTCCGGGCGTCGGCGTCGACTATTACCTGTGGGCGCTGCAGATATCCGGCGTCGGCACGCTGCTCACGGGCGTGAACTTCTTCGTGACGATCCTGCGCATGCGCGCGCCCGGCATGACACTGATGAAGATGCCGGTGTTCACGTGGACGGCGCTCTGCACGAACGTGCTGATCATGGCGTCGTTCCCGATCCTGACGGTCACGCTCGCGCTGCTCGGCCTCGACCGCTACCTCGGCATGCACTTCTTCACGAACGACGCCGGCGGCAACGCGATGCTGTATCTGAACCTGATCTGGGCGTGGGGTCATCCGGAAGTCTACATCCTGATCCTGCCCGCGTTCGGGATCTTCTCGGAAGTGGTCGCCACCTACGCGAAGAAGCCGCTGTTCGGCTACAAGACGATGGTGTACGCGTCGTGCGCGATCATGGTGCTGTCGTTCCTCGTGTGGCTGCACCACTTCTTCACGATGGGTTCGGGCGCGAACGTGAACGCGTTCTTCGGGATGATGACGATGGTGATCGCGATCCCGACCGGCGTGAAAGTGTTCAACTGGCTGTTCACGATCTATCGCGGCCGGCTCGAATTCTCGACGCCGATCCTCTGGACGATCGGCTTCATGGTGACGTTCACGCTCGGCGGGATGACGGGCGTGATGATGGCGATTCCCGGCGCGGACTTCGTGCTGCACAACAGCCTGTTCCTGATCGCGCACTTTCACAACGTGATCATCGGCGGCGTGCTGTTTGGCTATCTCGCGGGCTTCAATTACTGGTTTCCGAAGGTGTTCGGCTTCAAGCTGAACGAGACGCTCGGCAAGGCCGCGTTCTGGTTCTGGCAGGTCGGCTTCTATGTCGCGTTCGTGCCGCTGTATGTGCTCGGCTTCATGGGCATGACGCGCCGCCTGAATCACTACGACAACCCCGCCTGGCATCCGTGGCTCATCGTCGCCGCGTGCGGCGCGGCGTTGATCGCGATCGGCATCGCATGCCAGTTGCTGCAGCTCGCCGTCAGCCTGCGCGATCGGCGGCTGCCCGAGAACCGCGATCCGACGGGCGATCCGTGGGGCGGACGCACGCTCGAATGGGCGACGGCTTCGCCGCCGCCCGCGTACAACTTCGCGACGATCCCGACCGTGCACGCGCTCGACGAGTTCGCATACCGCAAGGAGCGCGGACTCGGCATCGGCAAGCCGGCGGAGTATCGCGACATCCACATGCCGTCGAACACGAGCGCGGGCCTTTTCGTCGGCGTGTTCAGCCTCGTGCTCGGCTTCGCGGCGGTATGGCACATCTGGTGGCTCGCGATCGCGGCGCTCGCCGGCATCCTCGTGACGGTGATTGCGTATAGCGCGGGCGAGAACGACGGCTATTACATTCCGGCCGACGCCGTGCGCAGGATCGAGGAAAAACGCGGCGGCGCGCGTTTCGTCGCGCGGCCGGCGCAAGTCGAACTGGAGGCAAACTGA
- the cyoA gene encoding ubiquinol oxidase subunit II, producing the protein MNRKAFRSLSWFGAIGALASLSGCGLDVLDPKGAVGAAEKSLIATSTWAMLIVVVPVILLTLLFAWRYRASNRNATYAPKWAHSTAIEIVIWTVPSLIILFLGILTWKTTHALDPYRPLESAVKPIDVEVVALDWKWLFVYPDLGIASVNQLAVPVGTPINFRITSDSVMNSFFIPQLGTQVYAMAGMQTRLHLIADEPGDFAGISANYSGRGFSDMKFRTLATSRDAFDAWVAKVRASADRLDMTAYGQLAQPSEKQPVRYYSTVDPRLFNNIIAKYNDGRVLDLTDAACRTKR; encoded by the coding sequence ATGAATAGAAAGGCTTTCAGAAGCTTGTCGTGGTTCGGGGCGATCGGTGCGCTCGCCTCGCTGTCCGGCTGCGGGCTCGACGTGCTCGATCCCAAAGGCGCGGTGGGCGCCGCGGAGAAATCGCTGATCGCGACCTCGACGTGGGCGATGCTGATCGTCGTCGTGCCGGTGATCCTTCTCACGCTGCTGTTCGCATGGCGCTACCGCGCGTCGAACCGCAACGCGACCTACGCGCCGAAATGGGCGCATTCCACCGCGATCGAGATCGTGATCTGGACGGTGCCGTCGCTGATCATCCTGTTCCTCGGCATCCTCACGTGGAAGACCACGCACGCGCTCGATCCGTACCGGCCGCTCGAATCGGCGGTGAAGCCGATCGACGTCGAAGTCGTCGCGCTCGACTGGAAGTGGCTCTTCGTCTATCCGGATCTCGGCATTGCTTCGGTAAACCAACTGGCGGTGCCCGTCGGCACGCCGATCAATTTCCGGATCACGTCCGATTCGGTGATGAACTCGTTCTTCATCCCGCAGCTCGGCACGCAGGTCTATGCGATGGCCGGCATGCAGACGCGCCTGCACCTGATCGCCGACGAGCCGGGCGACTTCGCCGGCATCTCCGCGAACTACAGCGGCCGCGGCTTCTCGGACATGAAGTTCCGCACGCTCGCGACCTCGCGCGACGCGTTCGACGCGTGGGTCGCGAAGGTGCGCGCGTCGGCCGACCGGCTCGACATGACCGCGTACGGCCAGCTCGCGCAGCCGAGCGAGAAGCAGCCGGTGCGCTACTACTCGACGGTCGATCCTCGGCTCTTCAATAACATCATCGCGAAGTACAACGATGGCCGCGTCCTCGATCTGACGGACGCCGCCTGTCGGACGAAGAGGTAA
- a CDS encoding NADPH-dependent 2,4-dienoyl-CoA reductase, translated as MTTPFPHLLAPLDLGFTTLRNRVLMGSMHTGLEDSRKTLPRLADYFAERARGGVGLIVTGGFAPNVAGWTKPFGGTLSTGAAARRHRVIPDAVHAHGGKIALQILHTGRYGYHPFAVAPTRLKSPISPFTPHELSARGIERQIRAFVRCAQLAREAGYDGVEIMGSEGYLINQFISLHTNKRTDEWGGSYANRMRLPVEIVERTREAVGRDFIIVYRLSMLDLIPDGSNWDEVVLLAKAVERAGATIINTGIGWHEARVPTIATSVPRGAFAWVTKKMKGEVGIPLVTTNRINRPEIAEQILADGCADMVSMARPFLADAEFVKKAAEGRVDEINTCIGCNQACLDHAFKNQIASCLLNPRACHETELNYTRAASAKRVAVIGAGPAGLACATVLAQRGHRVELFDAAAEIGGQFNMAKRIPGKEEFHEALRYFARQIELAGVQLRLNRRVDAAELIAAGYDDVVLATGVAPRNPRIPGQDHPKVLTYIDVLARNKPVGERVAVIGAGGIGFDVSEFLVQDGESPALDLDAWKAEWGVTDPALARGGVVRGEVAPPARRVTLLQRKATGLGKGLGKTTGWIHRATLKMKQVEMIGGVNYELIDDKGLHVTFGKERRDPTVIEADTIVLCAGQEPERALYEPLKAAGVPVHLIGGAELAAELDAKRAIDQGARLAARL; from the coding sequence ATGACGACTCCATTTCCGCACCTGCTCGCCCCGCTCGATCTCGGCTTCACGACGCTGCGCAACCGCGTGCTGATGGGCTCGATGCACACGGGTCTCGAGGACAGCCGCAAGACGCTGCCGCGCCTCGCCGACTATTTCGCCGAGCGCGCGCGCGGCGGCGTCGGCCTGATCGTCACGGGCGGCTTCGCGCCGAACGTCGCCGGCTGGACGAAGCCGTTCGGCGGCACGCTGTCGACGGGGGCCGCCGCGCGCCGGCATCGCGTGATTCCGGACGCGGTGCACGCGCACGGCGGCAAGATCGCGCTGCAGATCCTGCATACCGGCCGCTACGGCTATCATCCGTTCGCGGTCGCGCCGACGCGGCTCAAATCGCCGATCTCGCCGTTCACGCCGCATGAGTTGAGCGCGCGCGGCATCGAGCGGCAGATTCGCGCGTTCGTGCGCTGCGCGCAGCTCGCGCGCGAGGCAGGCTACGACGGCGTCGAGATCATGGGTTCCGAAGGCTACCTGATCAACCAGTTCATCTCGCTGCATACGAACAAGCGCACCGACGAATGGGGCGGCTCGTACGCGAACCGGATGCGGCTGCCGGTCGAGATCGTCGAGCGTACGCGCGAGGCGGTGGGCCGCGATTTCATCATCGTCTACCGGCTGTCGATGCTCGATCTGATTCCCGACGGCAGCAACTGGGACGAAGTCGTGCTGCTCGCGAAGGCGGTCGAGCGCGCGGGCGCGACGATCATCAACACCGGCATCGGCTGGCACGAGGCGCGCGTGCCGACGATCGCGACCTCGGTGCCGCGCGGCGCGTTTGCGTGGGTGACGAAGAAGATGAAGGGCGAGGTCGGCATTCCGCTCGTGACGACGAACCGGATCAACCGGCCGGAAATCGCCGAGCAGATTCTCGCGGACGGCTGCGCGGACATGGTGTCGATGGCGCGGCCGTTTCTCGCCGATGCGGAATTCGTGAAGAAGGCGGCTGAAGGCCGCGTCGACGAGATCAACACGTGCATCGGCTGCAATCAGGCATGCCTCGATCATGCGTTCAAGAATCAGATCGCGTCTTGCCTGCTGAATCCGCGCGCATGCCACGAAACGGAGCTGAACTACACGCGCGCGGCAAGCGCGAAGCGCGTCGCGGTGATCGGCGCGGGGCCGGCCGGCCTCGCGTGCGCGACGGTGCTCGCGCAGCGCGGCCATCGCGTCGAGCTGTTCGACGCGGCGGCCGAGATCGGCGGCCAGTTCAACATGGCCAAGCGCATTCCGGGCAAGGAGGAGTTTCACGAGGCGCTGCGATACTTCGCACGCCAGATCGAGCTCGCGGGCGTGCAACTGCGGCTGAATCGCCGCGTCGACGCGGCCGAGCTGATCGCGGCCGGCTACGACGACGTCGTGCTCGCGACGGGCGTGGCGCCGCGCAACCCGCGCATTCCGGGCCAGGATCATCCGAAGGTGCTGACCTATATCGACGTGCTCGCGCGCAACAAGCCGGTCGGCGAGCGCGTCGCGGTGATCGGCGCGGGCGGGATCGGCTTCGACGTGTCGGAGTTCCTTGTTCAGGATGGCGAATCGCCGGCGCTCGATCTCGACGCGTGGAAGGCGGAGTGGGGCGTGACCGATCCCGCGCTCGCGCGCGGCGGCGTGGTGCGCGGCGAGGTTGCGCCGCCGGCGCGCCGCGTCACGCTGCTGCAACGCAAGGCGACCGGGCTCGGCAAGGGGCTCGGCAAGACCACCGGCTGGATTCACCGCGCGACGCTGAAGATGAAGCAGGTCGAGATGATCGGCGGCGTGAATTACGAACTGATCGACGACAAGGGGCTGCATGTGACGTTCGGCAAGGAGCGCCGCGATCCGACCGTGATCGAGGCCGATACGATCGTGCTGTGCGCGGGACAGGAGCCCGAGCGCGCGCTGTACGAGCCGCTGAAGGCGGCGGGCGTGCCGGTGCATCTGATCGGCGGCGCGGAACTGGCCGCGGAGCTCGACGCGAAGCGCGCGATCGATCAGGGCGCGAGGCTCGCCGCGCGGCTCTGA
- the cyoC gene encoding cytochrome o ubiquinol oxidase subunit III yields the protein MSYPSVSAAPRHAAHDHPPSHSVFGFWLYLMTDCVIFAALFAVFAVMAHQFAGGPTAVDLFDIPGVALETALLLVSSITYGFAMIGAQRGRRGALFGWFAVTFVLGAAFLGLELREFSQMIAEGAGPQRSAFLSSFFTLVGTHGLHVAIGLLWMAVLACQALRRPALTERDIRRLTCLSLFWHFLDIVWICVFSFVYLASVI from the coding sequence ATGTCGTACCCATCCGTGAGCGCCGCGCCTCGTCACGCCGCGCACGATCATCCGCCGTCGCATTCGGTGTTCGGCTTCTGGCTGTATCTGATGACCGACTGCGTGATCTTCGCCGCGCTGTTCGCCGTGTTCGCGGTGATGGCGCATCAATTCGCGGGCGGCCCGACCGCGGTCGATCTGTTCGACATCCCGGGCGTCGCGCTCGAGACCGCGCTGCTGCTCGTGAGCAGCATCACGTACGGCTTCGCGATGATCGGCGCGCAGCGCGGCCGCCGCGGCGCGTTGTTCGGCTGGTTCGCGGTGACGTTCGTGCTCGGCGCGGCGTTTCTCGGCCTCGAACTGCGCGAGTTCTCGCAGATGATCGCGGAGGGCGCGGGCCCGCAGCGCAGCGCGTTCCTGTCGTCGTTCTTCACGCTCGTCGGCACGCATGGGCTGCATGTCGCGATCGGTCTCCTGTGGATGGCCGTGCTCGCGTGCCAGGCGCTGCGCCGCCCGGCGCTGACCGAGCGCGATATCCGCCGCCTGACGTGCCTGAGCCTCTTCTGGCACTTCCTCGACATCGTCTGGATCTGCGTCTTTTCCTTCGTTTATCTCGCGAGCGTGATCTGA
- the catC gene encoding muconolactone Delta-isomerase, with translation MLFHVEMTVNLPVDIDPVKAAALKAEEKEIAQRLQREGVWRHLWRVAGRYANVSVFDVESPAHLHDVLSQLPLFPYMQIDVRALCRHPSSIHDDDR, from the coding sequence ATGCTGTTTCATGTGGAAATGACCGTCAACCTGCCCGTCGACATCGACCCGGTGAAGGCGGCGGCCCTGAAGGCGGAAGAAAAGGAGATCGCGCAGCGGCTGCAGCGCGAAGGCGTGTGGCGACATCTGTGGCGCGTCGCGGGCCGCTATGCGAACGTCAGCGTCTTCGACGTCGAGAGCCCCGCGCACCTGCACGACGTGCTGAGCCAGTTGCCGCTCTTCCCGTACATGCAGATCGACGTGCGCGCGTTGTGCCGTCATCCGTCGTCGATTCACGACGACGACCGCTGA
- the cyoD gene encoding cytochrome o ubiquinol oxidase subunit IV — protein sequence MADMHLSHDGEAHGTVGGYLAGFILSVLLTAASFGLVLSGALSSHASLIALAVLAFVQIVVHLVYFLHMNGSSSQRWNVMAFSYTVLTAAILIVGTLWVMHNVGMNMMSR from the coding sequence ATGGCCGATATGCATCTCTCCCACGACGGCGAAGCGCACGGCACCGTCGGCGGCTACCTCGCCGGTTTCATTCTGTCGGTGCTGCTCACGGCCGCGTCGTTCGGGCTCGTGTTAAGCGGCGCGCTGTCGTCGCACGCGTCGCTCATCGCGCTCGCGGTGCTCGCGTTCGTGCAGATCGTCGTGCACCTCGTGTATTTCCTGCACATGAACGGCTCGTCCAGCCAGCGCTGGAACGTGATGGCGTTCAGCTACACGGTGCTGACGGCGGCGATCCTGATCGTCGGCACGCTTTGGGTCATGCACAACGTCGGCATGAACATGATGTCGCGTTGA
- a CDS encoding LysR family transcriptional regulator: MELRHLRYFVAVAEEQNFTRAAERLHIAQPPLSRQIQQLEEALGVTLFERHARPLKMTDAGRFFYSHAVQLLAQTAELEAMTKRVGKIERALSVGFVGSTLYGMLPRIIRRFRAEHGEVELSLHEMSTMDQIQALKDGRIDVGFGRIRHEDARVRRVVLREERMIVALPDGHPLEAAKPVLSLHDLVNETLIIFPKSPRPSYADQVLAAFHDRALKPRRIYETRELQIALGLVAAGEGVSVVPHSVYGLKRDDVGYKELDDPNLVSPIIMSTRMLDESGDIRAMLELIYRLYDEFKMTYLPPHG; this comes from the coding sequence ATGGAACTGCGGCATCTACGCTACTTCGTCGCGGTCGCGGAGGAGCAGAACTTCACGCGCGCGGCCGAGCGCCTGCACATCGCGCAGCCGCCGTTGAGCCGCCAGATCCAGCAGCTCGAGGAGGCGCTCGGCGTGACGCTGTTCGAGCGCCATGCGCGGCCGCTGAAGATGACCGACGCGGGGCGCTTCTTCTATTCGCACGCGGTGCAATTGCTCGCGCAGACAGCCGAGCTCGAAGCGATGACGAAGCGCGTCGGCAAGATCGAGCGCGCGCTGTCGGTGGGCTTTGTCGGCTCGACGCTGTACGGGATGCTGCCGCGCATCATCCGGCGCTTTCGCGCCGAGCACGGCGAAGTCGAGCTGAGCCTGCACGAGATGTCGACGATGGATCAGATCCAGGCGCTCAAGGACGGGCGCATCGACGTCGGCTTCGGGCGCATTCGTCATGAGGATGCGCGCGTGCGGCGCGTCGTGCTGCGCGAGGAGCGGATGATCGTCGCGCTGCCGGACGGGCATCCGCTCGAGGCGGCCAAGCCGGTGCTGTCGCTGCACGACCTCGTCAACGAGACGCTGATCATCTTTCCGAAGTCGCCGCGGCCGAGCTACGCGGACCAGGTGCTCGCCGCGTTTCACGACCGCGCGCTGAAGCCGCGCCGGATCTACGAGACGCGCGAGCTGCAGATCGCGCTCGGGCTCGTCGCGGCGGGCGAGGGCGTGTCCGTCGTGCCGCACAGCGTGTACGGGCTCAAGCGCGACGACGTCGGCTACAAGGAGCTCGACGATCCGAACCTCGTGTCGCCGATCATCATGAGCACGCGGATGCTCGACGAATCGGGGGACATTCGCGCGATGCTCGAGTTGATTTATCGTTTGTACGACGAATTCAAGATGACGTATCTGCCGCCGCACGGATGA